The following coding sequences lie in one Acropora palmata chromosome 3, jaAcrPala1.3, whole genome shotgun sequence genomic window:
- the LOC141876975 gene encoding adenosine receptor A3-like isoform X2, translating into MSSQPPQPISEAANKTWTVFFGLEAAAAVIGNALVIAAFIASDKLQKRKTYFLLISLAVADFLVGALAIPLYIHVIGGSVTQWWTLHSHMQHTQRAIEIFASWASIIFLVVIALERVYAAVSPFSHDSLKPIGYYIVIGFVWIFAAVIGILSFLRESHVGAADNKVVFYFLMLMISLSMLIIIISYIVVVIFLLRAKFSDQFEQKMAVTLLMLTVIFVVSWLPFKVLNYIFNLEPGSMLGCDHDLGCVYQILYATKFLHYFNSVVNPLVYALRVKDFRDGVRRVFCCCCATSPPPPTFPLEREKGFENPVVSMQSLDSAVPSMFL; encoded by the coding sequence ATGTCTTCCCAGCCCCCTCAGCCAATTTCAGAGGCCGCGAACAAAACTTGGACCGTCTTCTTTGGTCTGGAGGCAGCGGCTGCCGTCATTGGCAACGCACTCGTCATAGCTGCTTTCATTGCCAGTGACAAGCTGCAAAAGCGAAAAACGTACTTTTTGTTGATCAGCCTGGCAGTTGCAGACTTTTTGGTTGGGGCATTAGCCATTCCATTGTACATCCACGTGATTGGTGGATCAGTGACCCAATGGTGGACGCTGCACAGTCACATGCAGCATACACAGAGAGCCATAGAGATCTTTGCGTCCTGGGCCTCCATCATTTTCCTTGTGGTCATCGCTTTGGAGAGAGTTTATGCTGCGGTGTCGCCATTTAGCCACGACAGCCTCAAGCCCATCGGTTACTACATCGTGATCGGGTTTGTTTGGATCTTTGCTGCCGTGATCGGAATTCTCTCCTTTTTGCGCGAAAGCCATGTTGGCGCAGCAGACAACAAAGTcgtgttttattttcttatgcTTATGATTTCACTCTCCATGCTGATTATCATAATCTCATACATCGTCGTGGTAATTTTTTTACTCCGCGCAAAGTTCTCTGATCAATTTGAGCAGAAAATGGCGGTTACTTTGCTGATGCTTACCGTTATCTTTGTCGTGTCGTGGCTGCCGTTCAAAGTTCTAAATTACATCTTTAATTTGGAACCTGGATCAATGCTAGGCTGCGACCACGATCTGGGTTGTGTTTACCAGATTCTCTATGCCACCAAGTTCCTTCATTACTTTAACTCTGTAGTGAACCCGCTGGTCTACGCATTGAGGGTTAAGGATTTCAGGGACGGGGTGCGTCGtgtcttttgttgttgttgcgcGACCTCTCCTCCTCCCCCGACCTTTCCTTTGGAGAGGGAGAAAGGGTTCGAAAACCCCGTGGTTTCCATGCAGTCTCTTGATTCTGCTGTGCCATCTATGTTTTTGTAA
- the LOC141876975 gene encoding adenosine receptor A3-like isoform X1, which translates to MEIELENIERNFSLEPENMSSQPPQPISEAANKTWTVFFGLEAAAAVIGNALVIAAFIASDKLQKRKTYFLLISLAVADFLVGALAIPLYIHVIGGSVTQWWTLHSHMQHTQRAIEIFASWASIIFLVVIALERVYAAVSPFSHDSLKPIGYYIVIGFVWIFAAVIGILSFLRESHVGAADNKVVFYFLMLMISLSMLIIIISYIVVVIFLLRAKFSDQFEQKMAVTLLMLTVIFVVSWLPFKVLNYIFNLEPGSMLGCDHDLGCVYQILYATKFLHYFNSVVNPLVYALRVKDFRDGVRRVFCCCCATSPPPPTFPLEREKGFENPVVSMQSLDSAVPSMFL; encoded by the exons ATGGAAATCGAATTAGAAAACATT GAAAGAAATTTCTCATTAGAACCAGAAAACATGTCTTCCCAGCCCCCTCAGCCAATTTCAGAGGCCGCGAACAAAACTTGGACCGTCTTCTTTGGTCTGGAGGCAGCGGCTGCCGTCATTGGCAACGCACTCGTCATAGCTGCTTTCATTGCCAGTGACAAGCTGCAAAAGCGAAAAACGTACTTTTTGTTGATCAGCCTGGCAGTTGCAGACTTTTTGGTTGGGGCATTAGCCATTCCATTGTACATCCACGTGATTGGTGGATCAGTGACCCAATGGTGGACGCTGCACAGTCACATGCAGCATACACAGAGAGCCATAGAGATCTTTGCGTCCTGGGCCTCCATCATTTTCCTTGTGGTCATCGCTTTGGAGAGAGTTTATGCTGCGGTGTCGCCATTTAGCCACGACAGCCTCAAGCCCATCGGTTACTACATCGTGATCGGGTTTGTTTGGATCTTTGCTGCCGTGATCGGAATTCTCTCCTTTTTGCGCGAAAGCCATGTTGGCGCAGCAGACAACAAAGTcgtgttttattttcttatgcTTATGATTTCACTCTCCATGCTGATTATCATAATCTCATACATCGTCGTGGTAATTTTTTTACTCCGCGCAAAGTTCTCTGATCAATTTGAGCAGAAAATGGCGGTTACTTTGCTGATGCTTACCGTTATCTTTGTCGTGTCGTGGCTGCCGTTCAAAGTTCTAAATTACATCTTTAATTTGGAACCTGGATCAATGCTAGGCTGCGACCACGATCTGGGTTGTGTTTACCAGATTCTCTATGCCACCAAGTTCCTTCATTACTTTAACTCTGTAGTGAACCCGCTGGTCTACGCATTGAGGGTTAAGGATTTCAGGGACGGGGTGCGTCGtgtcttttgttgttgttgcgcGACCTCTCCTCCTCCCCCGACCTTTCCTTTGGAGAGGGAGAAAGGGTTCGAAAACCCCGTGGTTTCCATGCAGTCTCTTGATTCTGCTGTGCCATCTATGTTTTTGTAA